From the genome of Candidatus Defluviilinea proxima:
GGCATTGGACTTGTCGTTGCAAATGTCCCATCGGCAACAAGCCTTGAATTGGTTATCTTTGTAATACTTGCTATTTCCTTATTAGCCGCCACAATGCTACCCATCCCTTATACGATCAAAGCGGGAACAATGATCGCTGTTGGGTATTTTGTTGGTTTATATAACGTAATAGGTTCTGGGCCATGGGCTGACGGAACTGTATTTTTTCTGGCAGTCAGCATATTCACATCATTATTATTTGATGGAAGAAGCGATTGGTATATGTTTGCTCTCAACGTGCTCAGCCTTGTTGTTATGAGCATATTGGATCTCACAGGCGTGTTTCACATAACTCAAGCCGGACTTCCTCCAGCAAAATTTGGGTTGTGGTTGACATATTCTGCAGACTATATTGCGTTAGCGATTGCCAGCATATGGGCAATCAATCTATTGAAAGCGGAATTTAAAACAATTTCCGAACAATTCCGTTCGGCCCTCTTTTTTGTCACAAAAGATCGTACAGAACTCGAACGTCGTGTGGATGAGCGCACAATAGGTCTTGTCAGAAAAACCGATCAACTTCGCGCCGCCTCCTACATAGCTCACCAGACGGCCGAATCACAGGATATGGAATCGATCATCACTAACGTAGTGAACCTTGTGACGGAGCAATTTGGTTTCTACCATACAGGTCTGTTCCTGATGAATGAAACCGGCGACGAGGTCGTTCTGCAAGCCGCATCATCGGAAGGCGGCAAATTGATGCTCGAAAGAGGATACTCAGCCAAAGTAGATGCTCATGGAAGTTTGGTTGGCATGGTAGCCGCTCAGAAAAAGCCGCGCATCGCTCTGGACGTTGGGGCTGATGCTGTTTCCTTCA
Proteins encoded in this window:
- a CDS encoding GAF domain-containing protein, with the protein product MINPEKDFLDQAKITFFSYDQWREKFLNTVLWFMSALGIGLVVANVPSATSLELVIFVILAISLLAATMLPIPYTIKAGTMIAVGYFVGLYNVIGSGPWADGTVFFLAVSIFTSLLFDGRSDWYMFALNVLSLVVMSILDLTGVFHITQAGLPPAKFGLWLTYSADYIALAIASIWAINLLKAEFKTISEQFRSALFFVTKDRTELERRVDERTIGLVRKTDQLRAASYIAHQTAESQDMESIITNVVNLVTEQFGFYHTGLFLMNETGDEVVLQAASSEGGKLMLERGYSAKVDAHGSLVGMVAAQKKPRIALDVGADAVSFNNTDLPMTRSEVAIPLLVHNRVLGVLDIQSDQQQAFKVDDIDVLQTLTDQVAVAIENARLLDEAQSALLQIEALTTVRTREAWNQKIQKGNYTYTYTPLGLRAGKESEDGEKALNVPIVLKGQKIGTISLSRKGNNTSWTGLDQDLVNEVAYQTGLAIDNIRLVEDATQRAKQEQTVGELATRFSQSLDIDSLLQTAARELGQVTDVSEVSIFIGQIPEQATQKKRAKRTAS